One Mycolicibacter sp. MU0083 DNA window includes the following coding sequences:
- a CDS encoding 4-(cytidine 5'-diphospho)-2-C-methyl-D-erythritol kinase, with translation MTASDGSAATEWSPTGSVTVRVPGKLNLYLAVGDRRADGYHELTTVFHAVSLVDEVTVRDADVLSLQITGEGADVLPVDDRNLAWRAAELMAEHVGRAPDVAITIDKSIPVAGGMAGGSADAAAVLVGMNVLWELGVPRRDLHALAARLGSDVPFALHGGTALGTGRGEELATVLTRETFHWVLAFADGGLSTPAVFAELDRLRDTGRTLPESGEPEPVLAALAAGDPQQLAGLLGNDLQAAAISLNPALRRTLRAGVEAGALAGVVSGSGPTCAFLCTSAASAADVAVELSTLGAGRAVRVASGPVYGARVVPSSVSGA, from the coding sequence GTGACCGCATCCGACGGCAGTGCCGCCACCGAATGGTCCCCGACCGGTTCGGTGACGGTGCGGGTACCGGGAAAGCTCAACCTGTATCTGGCCGTCGGTGACCGCCGCGCCGACGGCTACCACGAGCTGACCACGGTGTTCCACGCGGTCTCACTGGTCGACGAGGTCACCGTCCGCGACGCCGACGTGCTGTCGCTGCAGATCACCGGTGAGGGCGCCGACGTGCTGCCCGTCGACGACCGCAACCTGGCGTGGCGGGCCGCCGAGTTGATGGCCGAGCACGTCGGCCGCGCGCCGGATGTGGCGATCACGATCGACAAGTCCATTCCGGTGGCCGGCGGCATGGCCGGGGGCAGTGCGGACGCGGCGGCCGTGCTGGTCGGGATGAACGTGCTCTGGGAACTGGGTGTGCCGCGCCGCGACCTGCACGCGTTGGCCGCCCGACTGGGCAGTGACGTGCCGTTCGCCCTGCACGGCGGTACCGCATTGGGCACCGGCCGCGGTGAGGAACTGGCGACCGTGCTGACCCGGGAGACGTTTCACTGGGTGCTGGCGTTCGCCGACGGCGGGCTGTCCACCCCGGCGGTCTTCGCCGAACTGGACCGGTTGCGCGATACCGGGCGCACCCTGCCGGAGTCCGGCGAGCCCGAACCGGTGCTGGCGGCGCTGGCGGCCGGTGACCCGCAGCAGTTGGCGGGTCTGCTCGGCAACGACCTGCAGGCGGCCGCGATCAGCCTCAACCCGGCGCTGCGTCGCACCCTGCGGGCCGGCGTGGAGGCGGGTGCGCTGGCCGGCGTGGTGTCGGGCTCCGGCCCGACCTGCGCGTTCCTGTGCACGTCGGCGGCATCGGCGGCCGATGTCGCCGTGGAGTTGTCCACCCTCGGGGCCGGACGCGCGGTGCGGGTGGCCAGCGGCCCGGTCTACGGCGCCCGGGTGGTGCCGTCCTCGGTCAGCGGCGCCTAA